One segment of Streptomyces sp. XD-27 DNA contains the following:
- a CDS encoding acyl-CoA synthetase: protein MAAPLLTSLTEPGGDRPDAISVAGRACSREDLLGAAGAVAARIAGAPVVAVRATPTLETVTAVVAGLLAGVPVVPVPPDSGPVERDHILRDSGAALLLDGPGAPAATGGAATTGAGVFGTGAGLGTGAGAETGAGVETVLVDLRERGTWTEAEPEPASTALILYTSGTTGAPKGALISRQAVAAGLDALADAWAWTAEDTLVHGLPLFHVHGLVLGVLGALRTGSRLVHTGRPTPEAYAAAGGSLYFGVPTVWGRVVRDQTAARELSGARLLVSGSAPLPAPVFRDLARLTGQRPVERYGMTETLITVSARADGERRPGYVGTPLSGVRTRVVAEDGADIGELEVSGPTLFDGYLNRPEATAGAYTADGWFRTGDIAAIEDDGSHRIVGRASIDMIKSGGYRIGAGEVENALLDHPAVREAAVVGAPHEDLGQEIVAYVVADGVTERELTDFVAGQLSVHKRPRKVRFLAELPRNAMGKPQKKLLPPL, encoded by the coding sequence GTGGCCGCACCCTTGCTGACGTCCCTCACGGAGCCCGGCGGCGACCGCCCCGATGCGATCTCGGTCGCGGGCCGCGCCTGTTCCCGCGAGGACCTGCTGGGCGCGGCGGGCGCTGTCGCGGCCCGGATCGCGGGGGCGCCGGTGGTCGCGGTGCGGGCGACGCCCACGCTGGAGACCGTGACCGCGGTCGTGGCCGGGCTGCTGGCCGGGGTGCCGGTCGTCCCCGTACCGCCGGACTCCGGACCCGTCGAGCGCGACCACATCCTGCGCGACTCGGGCGCGGCCTTGCTGCTGGACGGACCGGGCGCGCCCGCCGCCACCGGCGGTGCCGCCACGACCGGCGCCGGGGTTTTCGGGACCGGCGCCGGGCTCGGGACCGGCGCGGGGGCCGAGACGGGCGCGGGGGTCGAGACCGTGCTCGTGGACCTGCGAGAGCGCGGCACATGGACGGAGGCCGAGCCCGAGCCCGCGTCCACCGCGCTCATCCTCTACACCTCCGGTACCACCGGCGCGCCCAAGGGTGCGTTGATCTCCCGCCAGGCGGTCGCCGCCGGCCTGGACGCGCTCGCCGACGCGTGGGCGTGGACGGCGGAGGACACCCTCGTCCACGGGCTGCCGCTGTTCCATGTGCACGGCCTGGTGCTCGGCGTCCTGGGCGCGCTGCGCACCGGCAGCCGCCTGGTGCACACCGGCCGGCCGACGCCGGAGGCGTACGCGGCGGCGGGCGGCAGCCTGTACTTCGGCGTACCGACGGTGTGGGGCCGGGTGGTACGGGACCAGACCGCCGCGCGGGAGCTCAGCGGGGCCCGGCTGCTGGTCTCGGGCAGCGCCCCGCTGCCCGCGCCGGTCTTCCGCGACCTCGCGCGGCTGACCGGGCAGCGCCCGGTGGAGCGGTACGGCATGACGGAGACCCTGATCACCGTCTCCGCGCGCGCGGACGGCGAGCGGCGGCCCGGCTACGTGGGCACCCCGCTCTCCGGGGTGCGGACGCGGGTGGTGGCCGAGGATGGCGCCGACATCGGCGAGTTGGAGGTGTCCGGGCCGACGCTCTTCGACGGGTATCTGAACCGGCCGGAAGCGACCGCCGGGGCGTACACCGCCGACGGCTGGTTCCGCACCGGCGACATCGCCGCGATCGAGGACGACGGTTCGCACCGGATCGTCGGCCGCGCCTCGATCGACATGATCAAGTCCGGTGGCTACCGGATCGGCGCGGGCGAGGTGGAGAACGCGCTGCTGGACCACCCGGCGGTGCGCGAGGCGGCGGTCGTCGGCGCCCCGCACGAGGACCTGGGCCAGGAGATCGTGGCGTACGTGGTCGCCGACGGGGTGACGGAGCGGGAGCTGACCGACTTCGTGGCCGGGCAGCTTTCCGTACACAAGCGGCCGCGCAAGGTCCGCTTCCTTGCGGAGCTGCCGCGCAA